The sequence GTTGGGGATGACATTGTAACCATCCACCGTCACCAGATTGCCGTCGGCATTCTTGTTGAAGGCGCCGGCGCGGCTGTAGAGGGTCGAACCGTCAGCCGCCTCGATCTGGAACCAGCCCTGTCCGATGATCGCGACGTCCAGCTTGTTGCCGGTCTCGATCAGGTTGCCCTGGGTATGGATGTTACGCACGGCCGACGTCTGCACGCCGAGGCCGATATTGGCGCCTTCCGGCACGATCGCCTGGTTGGCGCGGTTCGGCACGCCCTGCATGCGCTCGGTCTGGTAGAGAAGGTCGGTGAACTCCGCACGCGCGCGCTTGTAGCCGGTGGTGTTGATATTGGCGATGTTGTTGGCGATGACTTCCAGATTGGTCTGCTGGGCGTCCATACCGGTGGCAGCGA comes from Rhizobium rhizogenes and encodes:
- the flgG gene encoding flagellar basal-body rod protein FlgG; the protein is MRALAIAATGMDAQQTNLEVIANNIANINTTGYKRARAEFTDLLYQTERMQGVPNRANQAIVPEGANIGLGVQTSAVRNIHTQGNLIETGNKLDVAIIGQGWFQIEAADGSTLYSRAGAFNKNADGNLVTVDGYNVIPNINIPTDAQDITITRTGQVTARIGNAADFTELGQLTIANFANEAGLKPLGDNLFAQTPASGDAVIGVPDDPSYGYIKQSYLEGSNVDAVKEITDLITAQRAYEMNSKVITTADEMASIVSKNLK